In Ammospiza caudacuta isolate bAmmCau1 chromosome 2, bAmmCau1.pri, whole genome shotgun sequence, a genomic segment contains:
- the CYYR1 gene encoding cysteine and tyrosine-rich protein 1, which yields MERRGRTERCPACGVLFPPFLLLLLLLAEDCLAQCDNGCKAYCCDGTAPYCCSYYAYIGNVFSGTAIAGIVFGIVFMMGVLAGIAICICMCVKSTRETRVGVIRATHISTINTYPVAPPPYSYEHEMEHPADLPPRYTAAPQTVIQYPPPPPYPGYSGK from the exons ATGGAGCGGCGCGGCCGGACGGAGAGGTGCCCGGCCTGCGGGGTGTTGTTTccccctttcctcctcctcctcctccttctggCAG AAGATTGTTTGGCTCAGTGTGATAATGGCTGCAAGGCTTACTGCTGTGATGGGACTGCTCCCTACTGCTGTTCATATTATGCCTACATTGGGAATGTCTTTTC aggcacagcaataGCTGGAATTGTTTTTGGCATAGTATTTATGATGGGAGTGCTTGCTGGGATTGCCATCTGTATCTGCATGTGCGTGAAAAGCACCCGTGAGACTCGGGTTGGGGTCATCCGAGCAACGCACATCAGCACCATCAACACGTACCCAG TGGCTCCACCACCATACAGTTATGAACATGAGATGGAGCACCCAGCTGACCTACCTCCACGTTATACTGCAGCCCCACAGACTGTGATACAGTATCCCCCACCCCCTCCATACCCTGGGTATTCAGGGAAATGA